The genomic window TACCGCGGTGTGGTCACCTACGTCCGGGTCATCGACGGGCAGCTCACCAAGCGCGAGCAGATCCGGATGATGTCCACCGGCGCCACCCACGAGCTGCTGGAGATCGGCACCAACTCGCCGGAGATGCTGCCCGCCGACGGGCTCGGCGTCGGCGAGGTCGGCTATCTGATCACCGGTGTGAAGGACGTACGGCAGTCCAAGGTCGGTGACACGATCACCACCAGGAGCGCCGGCGCCACCGAGGCGCTGGGCGGCTACAAGGACCCCCGGCCGATGGTCTTCTCCGGCCTGTATCCGCTGGACGGCTCGGACTACCCGGAGCTGCGCGAGGCCCTGGACAAGCTCCAGCTCAACGACGCGGCGCTGGTCTACGAGCCGGAGACGTCCGCCGCGCTCGGCTTCGGCTTCCGGGTCGGCTTCCTCGGCCTGCTGCACCTGGACGTGATCCGCGAGCGCCTGGAGCGCGAGTTCGGCCTCGACCTGATCGCGACGGCGCCCAACGTCGTCTACCGGGTCCTGATGGAGGACGGCACCGAGCACGTCGTCACCAATCCGAGTGAATTCCCCGAGGGCAAGATCTCCGAGGTCTACGAGCCGGTGGTACGGGCCACGGTGCTGGCCCCGACGGAGTTCATCGGCGCGATCATGGAGCTGTGCCAGAACCGGCGCGGCTCGCTGCTCGGCATGGACTACCTGTCCGAGGACCGGGTCGAGATCCGCTACACCCTGCCGCTGGCCGAGATCGTCTTCGACTTCTTCGACAACCTCAAGTCCAAGACCCGCGGCTACGCCTCGCTGGACTACGAGCCCACCGGCGAGCAGAGCGCCGACCTGGTCAAGGTCGACATCCTGCTGCACGGCGACAAGGTGGACGCCTTCTCGGCGATCACCCACAAGGAGAAGGCGTACGCGTACGGCGTCCGGCTGGTCGCCAAGCTGCGCGAGCTGATCCCGCGGCAGAACTTCGAGGTGCCGATCCAGGCTGCCATCGGCGCCCGGGTGATCGCCCGCGAGACGGTGCGCGCCATCCGCAAGGACGTGCTCGCCAAGTGCTACGGCGGTGACATCTCGCGGAAGCGCAAGCTGCTGGAGAAGCAGAAGGAGGGCAAGAAGCGGATGAAGATGGTCGGCAGCGTCGAGGTGCCGCAGGAGGCCTTCATCGCGGTGCTGTCCACCGATTCCGACGGCGAGTCCAAGGCGAAGAAGTAGGCCGGCGGGTGGCGGGGTGCGACCGTGGACGCGGCGCACCCCGCCACCCGGTCGGCGGTATCCGCAGGCGGCGGTGCGCATGCGGTCGCGACGCGCTGGCCATACCCTCTTACGCGCCGGGCGTCGGGCCTCTAGTCTGATCCGACGGATAGGTTACTGGTGAGTTAAGAACGCCCGCGCGTGCCCGGAGGTTGCGGTGACCGACACACAGACGTTGCTAGAGAATCGGCCGCCCTCCGTGGCGACGCTCTTCCTGGACCGGGTGGCGGCCACGCCGGACGCGGAGGCGTACCGCTACCCGGTCTCCCCGGAGGACGGCGAGGGCCCGGACAGCTGGAGATCGCTCACCTGGGGCGAGTCCTCCCGCCGGGTGTACGCCGTCGCGGCCGGCCTGATGGACCTCGGGGTGCGCCCCGAGGAGCGGGTCGCCATCGCCTCCAACACCCGGGTCGAGTGGATCCTCGCCGACCTCGGCATCCTGTGCGCGGGCGCGGCCACCACCACCGTCTATGCCAGCACCAATGCCGACGAGACCGCGTTCATCCTCGCCGACTCCGGCAGCCGGGTCCTCATCGCGGAGGACGCCGCGCAGCTGGAGAAGGCCAGGCAGCGCAGGGCCGAGCTGCCCGAGCTGGCCCATGTCGTGGTGATCGACCCGGAGGGCGCGCTGGACGAGGCGGGAGACGGCTGGGTGCTGTCGCTCGCCGAGCTGGAGAAGCGCGGCGAGGCCTATCTGGCCCAGCACCCCGCCGCCGTCACCGACGCGGTCGCGGCGATCACCAAGGACCAGCTCGCGACGCTGATCTACACCTCCGGCACAACCGGACGCCCCAAGGGTGTCCGCCTGCCGCACGACTGCTGGTCGTACATGGCGCGGGCCATCCAGGCCGTCGACCTGCTGCAGCCGGAGGACGTGCAGTACCTGTGGCTGCCGCTGGCGCACGTCTTCGGCAAGGTGCTGACCGCCGGGCAGATCTCCGTCGGGCACATCACGGCGGTCGACGGACGGGTCGACAAGATCATCGAGAACCTGCCGGTCGTCCAGCCGACGTACATGGCGGCGGTGCCCCGCATCTTCGAGAAGGTCTACAACGGCGTCGCGGGCCGCGCCCGCGCGGGCGGCGCCGCCAAGTACAAGATCTTCCTGTGGGCCGCGGAAGTCGCCCGCGACTACGCCAAGGCCATGCAGACCAGCAAGCGGCTCACGGGTACGGCGTCGGCGCCGATGGGGCTGCGGACCAAGCACGCGCTCGCCGACAAGCTCGTCTACAGCAAGCTGCGGGAGGCCTTCGGCGGCCGGTTGCGGGCCTGCGTGTCCGGCTCCGCCGCGCTCGCCCCCGACATCGGCTACTTCTTCGCCGGCGCCGGGATCCACATCCTGGAGGGCTACGGGCTCACCGAGTCCAGCGCCGCCAGCTTCGTCAACCCCGGCGAGAACTACCGCACCGGCACGGTCGGCAAGGCCCTGCCGGGCCTTGAGGTCCGCATCGCCGAGGACGGCGAGATCCTGCTGCGCGGCCCGGGCATCATGCAGGGCTACCACGGGCTGCCCGACAAGACCGCGGAAGTCCTCGAACCTGACGGGTGGTTCCACACCGGGGACATCGGGGAACTGTCCCCCGACGGCTTCCTGAAGATCACCGACCGCAAGAAGGACCTGATCAAGACCTCGGGCGGCAAATACATCGCTCCCGCGGAGGTCGAGGGGCAGTTCAAGGCGGTGTGCCCCTTCGTCAGCAACGTCCTGGTCGTCGGCGGCGGACGCAACTTCTGTACGGCGCTGCTGGCGCTCGACGAGCCGACCATCCTCGACTGGGCCGCGGAACACGACCTGGCCGGCCGGCCGTACGCGGAGGTCGTCGCCACGGACCAGGTCCGCGACCTCATCGACGGCTACGTGCAGCGGCTCAACGAGGGGTTGCAGCGCTGGCAGCAGATCCGGCAGTTCCGGCTGCTGCCGCGCGATCTCGACGTCGAGCACGGCGATCTCACGCCGAGCCTGAAGCTGAAGCGACCCGTCGTGGAGCGGGAGTTCGGCCCGCTGATCGAAGAGATGTACGCCGGCGCCCGCGAGTCCTAGGCCTCGCGGGGCCTGCCCCCGGCCACGCTTTGCGCTTGCGCGCGGCTGGGGGCTGCCGGTCCCCCGGAGGGCGTGCTGACCTTGCGGTGCGTCGTGGCTTGTCGCGCAGCTCCCCGCGCCCCTGGGGGCTGGACCTCTTGTGCGGAGGGTGAGGGTCTTTCAGGGGCCCCGGCGCGGGAGGGTAGTGGGTCGGGGTGGGGGATGGGGGGAGTTCGGGGGAAAGGGACCCGTGCGGGGGGTACGGAGCGGGGTCGGGGTGTGGCGGAGTGTCAGCATGGGAGCGTGAGGCTCACCTCTGCTCGCCCCGCGGGCGAAGCCCGCGACGTGGGGTCGGACGGGTCCGAGGCCATGTCGCGGACGAGTCTGCCCGGCGACCAGCAGGCCGCCGGCGCCGCCCGCCGGTTCCTGCGGGCCGCGCTGGCGGAATGGGCGGGCAGCGGCCTGCCCGAGGCGGCCGGCCTCGAAGAGCGGCTGGTGGACGACGGCACCCTCCTGGTGAGCGAGCTGGTCACGAACGCCGTCGTGCACGCCGGCACTGCGGTCGACGTGGTGTGCCGGCTGGACACCCGGGAGTCCCCGCCCGGCGTCGTGGTCGAGGTGTCGGACCGGCACCCGGCGCGGATGCTCAGGGAGGACGGGGCCGGCGGCCGGGACGGCCCGGACGTGCCCGACGACCGGCGGGAGGGCGGCCGCGGCCTGCACCTGGTGGCGGCGCTGTCCGACGCCTGGGGCATCAGCTACCACCGCGACCGCAAGACGGTGTGGTGCCGCTTCGACCTGCCGCCCGGCGGCGGCGAGCCCCCGCTGCCCGCCCCTCGCGGCGAACCGCCGGCGGAACTGCTCGCACCCGTGGCGCCGCCACGGCCGGCCGGCCCGTGCGCCGAGCAGGACCGGGTCGACCGCGGGGCGCTGTCCTTCCTCGCCGAGGCGTCGGACCTGCTGGCCGGCCAGCTGGACGAGGACAACGTCGCCTCGCTCGCGGCGCAGTTGCTGGTGCCGCGGATCGCGGACTGGTGCGCGGTGTGGGTGTACCCGGCGGGAGCCGCACCGCGGCTGTCGAGCGTGTGGCACGTCGAGGAGCGGCGGATCGACCGGCTGCGGGCCGTACTGGAGGCGGCGCCGCCCGCCGCCGACCCGCGGCCCGGGGCGCGGCAGGCGCGGTGGCCGGCGCTGCCGGACGACGCCGGGTGCGACCCCGCCTCCGGCGGCGCACTCGCCGTGCCGCTGATCGTGGCGGGCCGCTGCCACGGCACCCTGCTGCTGGGCCGGGCAGCGCCGCCCGGGGCGGCGGGGCGGCACGGGCTGCCGGACGCGATGACCGGCCTGGTCGAGGACTTCGCCCGCCGGGTGGCCCAGGCCATGGGCGCGGCGCGGCAGTACGCGCGGCAAGCGATGATCAGCACGGTGCTGCAGCGCGGCCTGCTGCCGCCGGCGGTGGGGCGCATCCCCGGCATCGACCACGCCGTCGTCTACGAGCCGCTGGCCGGCGACTGGGTCGGCGGCGACTTCTACGACCTCTTCCCGGCCGGTGACGGCCGCTGGTGCTTCGCGCTGGGCGACGTGTGCGGCAACGGTCCCGAGGCCGCCTCGCTGGCCGGCGTCGCGCGCCCGGTGCTGCGGCTGCTGGCCCGCGAGGGCTACGGCGTCTGCGACGTGCTCGACCGCCTCAACAAGGCGCTCGCCGACGAGGCGGCCGCCGCCCTGATCGGCGGGACGGCGGCCTGGGAGGGCGGCCAGGCCCGCTTCCTGTCGCTGCTGTACGGGGAGGTCACGCCGTACGCGCCGGAGCCCGGCGCGCACTGCACCCTGGCCTCCGCCGGCCATCCGCTGCCGCTGCTGCTCGGCCGGGACGGCCGGGTACGGGAGGCGGCCGGCCCGCAGCTCCTGCTGGGGATCTCCGAGACGTCACGGTACGTGAGCGAGTCCTTCGACCTGTCGCCCGGCGACACCCTGCTGTGCGTCACCGACGGGGTGACCGAGCGCCGCCGCGGCCGGCGGCAGTTCGACGACGACGAGGGTCTGGCCACCGTCCTCGGCGGCTGCACGGGGCTGGACGCGGCGGGTACGGCCGAGCGCGTCCGGCACGCGGTGCACGCCTACGACAGCGCCCCGCCCGCCGACGATCTGGCGGTGCTCGTCCTCCAGGCGCGCTGACGTGCCTGGGCACCGCCCGGCGTGCCGGATACTGGGGGAATGCCCTCCGTACTGCCCGACGGCGAACCCGTGCCCGAGGACGGCGCCCTGCCGCCGCAGGCGCTGGCCGCCGCCGCGGGCCGGCCGCTCGGCTTCTACCTGCACGTGCCCTACTGCGCCACCCGCTGCGGCTACTGCGACTTCAACACCTACACCGCGAGCGAGCTGCGCGGCTCGGGTGGCGCGCTGGCGTCCCGCGACAACTACGCCGACGTCCTGGTCGACGAGATCCGGCTGGCCAGGAAGGTGCTCGGGGACGACCCGCGCCAGGCGGCGACGGTCTTCGTCGGCGGCGGCACCCCCACCCTGCTGCCCGCCGCCGACCTGGTGCGGATGCTGGGAGCGATCCGGGACGAGTTCGGGCTCGCGGCGGACGCGGAGATCACCACGGAGGCCAACCCGGAGTCGGTCGGCCCGGCCTATCTGGCCGAGCTGCGCGACGGCGGCTTCACCAGGATGTCCTTCGGGATGCAGAGCGCCCGGCAGCACGTCCTGCGGATCCTGGACCGCACCCATACCCCGGGGCGCCCCGAGGCATGCGTCGCCGAAGCCCGGGCAGCGGGTTTCGAGCACGTCAACCTCGACCTGATCTACGGCACCCCCGGCGAGTCCGACGACGACTGGCGCGCCTCGCTCGACGCGGCGATAGGCGCGGGCCCCGACCACGTGTCGGCCTACGCGCTGATCGTCGAGGAGGGTACGCAGCTGGCCCGGCGGATCCGCCGCGGCGAGGTGCCGATGACCGACGACGACGAGCACGCCGACCGCTACCTCATCGCCGACGAGCGGCTGGCCGCGGCCGGCTTCGGCTGGTACGAGGTCTCCAACTGGGCCACCACCGAGGCGGGCAGGTGCCGCCACAACGAGCTGTACTGGACCGGGGCGGACTGGTGGGGCGCGGGTCCTGGCGCCCACAGCCACGTCGGCGGGGTGCGGTGGTGGAACGTCAAGCACCCCGGCGCCTACGCGCAGGCCCTCGCCGAGTCCCGCAGCCCAGGCGCTGGGCGCGAGGTGCTCGGGGACGAGGACCGCAGGGTCGAGCGGATCCTGCTTGAGCTGCGGCTGTCCGCGGGCTGCCCGCTGGACCTGCTGACCGGCGCGGGCGCCAGGGCCGCGGTCCGCGCGGTCGCCGAAGGCCTCCTGGAGCCCGCCGCGCACGCGGCCGGGCGTGCCGTGCTGACCCGGCGCGGGCGGCTGCTTGCCGACGCGGTGGTCCGCGACCTCACCGACTGAGCCGCGCCCCCGCCGTCAGGGCGCGGTCACGAAGTCGATCAGGTGCTCCACCGAGCCGAGCAGTTCTGCCTGCAGGTCCTTGTACGTCCGCACCGACGCCAGGATGCGCTGCCAGGCCTCGCCCGTGGACATGTCCCAGCCGAGCTCCCGGCACACCCCCGTCTTCCAGTCCTCGCCGCGCGGCACCCGCGGCCACCGGGCGATACCGACCGAGGCGGGCTTCACCGCCTCCCACACGTCGATGTAGGGGTGCCCGACGACCAGGACGTCCGCGCCGCTGACGGACGCGGCGATCCGCGACTCCTTGGAACCCGGCACCAGGTGGTCGACCAGCACGCCCAGCCGGGCGTCGGGGGCCGGGCCGAAGTCGGCCACGATCGCGGGCAGGTCGTCGACGCCCTCCAGATACTCCACGACGACGCCCTCGACCCGCAGGTCGTGGCCCCACACCCGTTCGACCAGTTCGGCGTCGTGCCGGCCCTCGACGTAGATCCGCCCGGCCCGTGCCACCCGCGCCTTGACGCCGGGCACCGCGACCGAGCCCGACGCGGACAGCAGCGGCCCGCGTGGCGCGGGCGCGGCCTGCGGGCGGACCAGCGTCACCGTACGGCCGTCGATCAGGAAGCCGCGGGGCACCATCGGGAAGACCCGGTGCTTGCCGAAGCGGTCCTCCAGCGTGACCGTCAGCCCCTCCGCGGTCCTCTCGCAGCGCACCACCGCCCCGCAGAAGCCCGTCGCGGCCTCCTCGACCACCAGGTCGGCCTCGGCCGCCACCTCGGGCGCCGGGGCGCTCCTCTTCCACGGCGGGGTCAGGTCGGGGTCGTAACTCCTGCTGCGCATGGGGGCGATCGTAACCAGCCGCCCCCGGCGCGGCCCAGGACACGCGGCGGACACGCCCTCAGGGCGCGGTCCCGAAGCGCTCTGCCAGCGCGTCCCGCTGCGCCCGCAGGAAACGCGCGTCGACCACGGCGCCGTGCCCGGGGACGTAGCGGCCCGTCTCGCCGCCCAGGGCGAGCAGCGCGTCCAGCGTGCCGGGCCAGTGCGCCGGGTCGGCGTCGTCGCCCGCCTGCGGCTCGCCCGACTCCTCGACCAGGTCGCCGCAGAAGACCACCGTCGGGTCGCTCGCGGTGGCGCCCGGCACGACCACCACCAGGTCGTGGCCGGTGTGCCCGGTGCCGGGGTGCACCAGCCGCACCTGGCGCTCGCCCAGGTCGACCTCGGTCTCGCCGGTCACCTGACGGGTGGGCAGCACCAGCTCCGCCGCCGCCCGCGCCGCCTCGGCCGGGTCGGTGCCGTGCTCCACCGCGGACTCCCGCAGCACCTCCGGCTCCCGGCGCAGATAGCCCCCGAGCGAGCGCTCCCCGTAGACCTCGGCGCCGGGGAAGGCGGCGGTGCCGAAGACATGGTCGAAGTGACCGTGTGTGAGGACGATGTGCGTGACGGTGCGGCCGGTCAGCGCCTCGACCTGCCCGCGCAGCTCCTCGCCCTCCGGCAGCGTCGAGGCGGTGTCCACCAGCAGTACGCCGTCGGAACCGACCACCAGGCCGATCGTCACATCGAGATGGGGCATCCTGCGCCGGGCGACCCCGGGAGCCAGTTGCTCCCAGACAGAACCACCCGTACCCGGATCCTCCGTGCTCTCCACAGATTCCACGGGGGTGACGCTATCGCCGCCGCGGGGCCGCACGCCGCCACCTCCGCGTACCCGGTGTGCCGCACCCTTGCCCAGCCCTTGCCGCCTCGCCGTACACTTGCTGCGGGATGGCTGGCACTCGAAACGGCGGAGTGCCAGGTCACGGATGTCACGGCTGGAGGTGCGCGATGCTGAGCGAACGCAGACTCGAAGTCCTGCGTGCCATCGTCCAGGACTACGTCGGCACCGAGGAGCCGGTCGGCTCGAAGGCCCTCACCGAGCGTCACCGGCTCGGCGTGTCGCCGGCCACCGTGCGGAACGACATGGCGGTCCTGGAGGACGAGGGCTACATCGCGCAGCCGCACACCAGCGCGGGCCGGATCCCCACCGACAAGGGCTACCGGCTGTTCGTCGACAAGATGGCCGGCGTCAAGCCGCTGTCGTCCGCCGAGCGCCGGGCCATCCAGAACTTCCTGGACGGCGCGGTCGACCTCGACGACGTCGTCGCCAGGACCGTACGGCTGCTCGCCCAGCTCACCCGGCAGGTCGCGGTGGTGCAGTATCCGTCGCTGACCCGGTCGTCGGTACGGCACGTGGAACTGCTCGCGCTCGCGCCGGCCCGCATCATGCTGGTGCTGATCACCGACACCGGACGGGTCGAGCAGCGGCTGATCGACTGCCAGGCCCCGGTCGGCGAGACGGTTCTCGCCGACCTGCGCGCCCGGCTCAACAGCCGGGTCGTCGGCCGCCGCTTCTCCGACGTGCCGCCGCTGGTCCAGGACCTGCCGGAGAGCTTCGACCCCGACGACCGGCCCGCGGTCGCGGGAGTCCTCGCCACCCTGCTGGAAACGCTGGTGGAGCAGACCGAGGAGCGCATCATGCTCGGCGGCGCGGCCAACCTGACGAGGTTCAACCACGACTTCCCGCTGACGATCAGGCCGGTCCTCGAAGCACTGGAGGAGCAGATGGTCCTCCTCAAACTGCTCGGCGAGGCAACCGACTCCGCCATGACCGTGCGGATCGGGCATGAGAATTTTCACGAGGGCCTCAACTCCACGTCCGTGGTGGCCGTCGGCTACGGTTCGGGCGACGAGGCAGTCGCCAAACTCGGCGTGGTCGGCCCGACCCGCATGGACTACCCCGGAACGATGGGAGCGGTACGCGCAGTGGCACGTTACGTCGGACAGATCCTGGCGGAGTCGTAAGTGGCCACGGACTACTACGCCGTACTGGGCGTACGCCGCGACGCAGGTCCGGACGAGATCAAGAAGGCATTCCGCCGTCTCGCCCGGGAGTTGCACCCTGACGTCAATCCCGACCCCAAGACGCAGGAGCGGTTCAAGGAGATCAACGCCGCCTACGAGGTGCTCTCCGACCCGCAGAAGAAGCAGGTCTACGACCTCGGCGGCGACCCGCTGTCCGCCGCGGGCGGCGCGGGAGCCGGTGCAGGCTTCGGCCAGGGCTTCGGGAACTTCAGCGACATCATGGACGCCTTCTTCGGGCAGTCGCAGCAGCGCGGGCCGCGCTCGCGCACCCGGCGCGGCCAGGACGCCATGATCCGGCTGGAGATCGACCTCGAAGAGGCCGCCTTCGGCACCACCAAGGACATCCAGGTCGACACCGCGGTGACCTGCGGGACCTGCAACGGCGAAGGGGCCGCGCCCGGCACCTCCGCGCAGACCTGCGACATGTGCCGCGGCCGCGGCGAGGTGTCCCAGGTCACCCGCTCCTTCCTCGGCCAGGTCATGACCTCGCGGCCCTGCCCGCAGTGCCAGGGCTTCGGCACGGTCGTGCCCACGCCGTGCCCGGAGTGCGCCGGCGACGGTCGGGTCAGGTCCCGCCGCACGCTGACCGTCAAGATCCCCGCGGGCGTCGACAACGGCACCCGCATCCAGCTGGCCGGCGAGGGCGAGGTCGGCCCGGGCGGCGGCCCCGCGGGCGACCTCTACGTCGAGATCCGCGAGGTTCCGCACCTGGTCTTCCAGCGCCGCGGCGACGACCTGCACTGCACGGTCACCATCCCGATGACCGCGGCGGCGCTCGGCACGAAGTGCCCGCTGGAGACGCTCGACGGCCTGGAGGAGATCGACATCCGGCCCGGCACGCAGTCCGGCCAGTCGATCCCGCTCCACCAGCGCGGTATCACCCACCTGCGCGGCGGCGGCCGCGGCGACCTCGTCGTCCACGTCGAGGTCGTGACCCCGCACAAGCTCGACGCGGACCAGGAGGACCTGATGCGGCGCCTGGCCAAACTCCGCGGCGAAGAACGCCCCACGGGCCAGTTCGCCCCGGGCCAGCAGGGCCTCTTCTCCCGCCTGAAGGACGCCTTCAACGGCCGCTGACCCGCGGCCGCGCCATCCCCCGGGCATCCCCCGGGCACGGGGGTCGTGCGTTCCCCCTGCGGCGGGCGGCACCGTCCGCTGCCGCGGGGGTGCTGCGGTTCCGCTGCGGCAGGGGCGACCCCCTGGGGGCGCGGGGAACTGCGCGCTCAGCCACTCACCGGCCGGTGGTCCGGCTGCGACAGAGACTGCCCCTTCGGGGTCGGTGACGACCCGCACCCCGGTGCGGGCTGGTCGCGCCGTTCCCCGCGCCCCTGATGGCGTGCCCTCGCGGCAGGGGAGGGCCCGGAGGGGCAACCGTGGCACCGGGCGGGAGGCCGGGGGCGGCCTGAGCCCGCGCGGCAAGCGCATGGCAGGCTAGGCCCATGTCCGCGCCCAGTCTCACGTCCTTCTCGGCGTACCCGATCGTGCAGGCCCCGATGGCCGGCGGCGGATCCAACCCGCGGCTGGCCACGGCGGTGGCGGCGGCCGGCGGGCTGGGGTTCCTGGCGGCCGGGTACAAGACGCCCGAGGCGATGTACGAGGAGATCCGGCAGCTCCGCGACCAGAGCACGCACCCCTTCGGGGTGAATCTGTTCATGCCGCAGGTCAGGGCCACCGACCCGTCCGCCGTGGCGGTGTACGCCGAACAGCTCGCCGGCGAGGAGTCCTGGTACGGGACACCGCTGGGCGACCCGGACGCCGGCACGGACGACGCGTACGACGCCAAGGTCGCGATCCTCCTGGAAGACCCCGTGCCGATGGTGAGCTTCACCTTCGGCTGCCCCTCCCAGGCGGTGGTCGAGTCGTTCCGCAAGGCCGGTACGTACACGGTGGTGACCGCCACCTCGGTCCAGGAGGCGCTGTCCGCGCAATGGGCCGGCGCCGACGCGGTGTGCGTGCAGGGTGTGGAGGCCGGCGGCCACCAGGGCACCCACCGGGACGACCTGCAGCTCGACCACTCGGGCACCGGCCTGCTCGCGCTGCTGCCGCAGGTCCGCGAGGCGGTGCAGTTGCCGCTGATCGCGGCCGGCGGCCTGATGCGCGGCGGCCAGATCGCCGCGGTGCTGGCGGCGGGCGCGGACGCGGCGCAGCTCGGTACGGCGTTCCTGGTCTGCCCCGAGTCCGGTGCGGACCCGCTGCACAAGCGGGCGATCACCGATCCGGTCTTCACCCGCACCGAGCTGACCAGGGCCTTCTCCGGGCGCCCGGCCCGTACGCTGGTCAACCGCTTCGTGCGCGAGCACGGACCTTACGCACCGCCCGGCTACCCGCAGATACACCATCTGACCTCGCCGCTGCGCAAGGCGGCCGCCGCCGCGGGCGACCCGCAGGCCATGTCGCTGTGGGCCGGACAGGGCCACCGGCTGGCCCGCGAGGTGTCCGCCGGGCACCTGATGGAACTGCTCGTCGAGGAACTGCACGCTGCCCGGG from Streptomyces sp. NBC_01198 includes these protein-coding regions:
- the dnaJ gene encoding molecular chaperone DnaJ → MATDYYAVLGVRRDAGPDEIKKAFRRLARELHPDVNPDPKTQERFKEINAAYEVLSDPQKKQVYDLGGDPLSAAGGAGAGAGFGQGFGNFSDIMDAFFGQSQQRGPRSRTRRGQDAMIRLEIDLEEAAFGTTKDIQVDTAVTCGTCNGEGAAPGTSAQTCDMCRGRGEVSQVTRSFLGQVMTSRPCPQCQGFGTVVPTPCPECAGDGRVRSRRTLTVKIPAGVDNGTRIQLAGEGEVGPGGGPAGDLYVEIREVPHLVFQRRGDDLHCTVTIPMTAAALGTKCPLETLDGLEEIDIRPGTQSGQSIPLHQRGITHLRGGGRGDLVVHVEVVTPHKLDADQEDLMRRLAKLRGEERPTGQFAPGQQGLFSRLKDAFNGR
- a CDS encoding nitronate monooxygenase, which produces MSAPSLTSFSAYPIVQAPMAGGGSNPRLATAVAAAGGLGFLAAGYKTPEAMYEEIRQLRDQSTHPFGVNLFMPQVRATDPSAVAVYAEQLAGEESWYGTPLGDPDAGTDDAYDAKVAILLEDPVPMVSFTFGCPSQAVVESFRKAGTYTVVTATSVQEALSAQWAGADAVCVQGVEAGGHQGTHRDDLQLDHSGTGLLALLPQVREAVQLPLIAAGGLMRGGQIAAVLAAGADAAQLGTAFLVCPESGADPLHKRAITDPVFTRTELTRAFSGRPARTLVNRFVREHGPYAPPGYPQIHHLTSPLRKAAAAAGDPQAMSLWAGQGHRLAREVSAGHLMELLVEELHAAREAGT